Within Azoarcus sp. DD4, the genomic segment GCCGAGGATGGAGCCTATCAGCGTGTGCGAACTGGAGGCCGGGATGCCGAAGTACCAGGTGCCGAGGTTCCAGGCGATGGCGGCAGCGAGCAGCGAAAACACCATCGCCAGGCCGCGGCCGGTGTCGACGTCGATCAGCAGCTCGACCGGCAGCAGGTGGACGATGGCATAGGCCACGCCGACGCCGCCGAGCAGCACGCCGAGGAAGTTGAAGATGCCGGAGGCGATCACCGCCAGATAGGGCGGCATCGCCCGGGTGTAGATCACGGTGGCCACCGCATTGGCGGTATCGTGAAAGCCGTTGATGAACTCGAAGGCGAGGACGAAGGCGAGTGCGAGGACGAGGCTGACGATCAGCCAGGGGTCGTAGCTGGTGAAGAGTTGAATCATGAGGACGGCGCGGCCGTCACCGCATGCCCCTGCGTGTAACCTGGGCTTCAGGAACGCTGGCTGCGGGCGGCACCACCGGGCTTCCAAAAATGGCGACCGCGGATTCTCTCAGATTGTGCGGCCGCCACTCCAGAATATTTCAATTCCGTGACTACGACTAAGGCATTAGACGAACACTGCCACCGCCCGCCGGCGGGTGGCTCCGGACGGATGGCGAGCGCCTTCAGATCGACTTCTGGTTCACCCGCTTGGAAAGCTCCTCCGCACTCTCCTTGCGCTCGCTGTAGCGATCCACCAGATAAGGCCCGATGTCGCGCGTCAGCAGGGTGAACTTGACCAGTTCCTCCATCACGTCGACCACCCGATCGTAATAGGACGAGGGCTTCATCCTGTCGTGCTCGTCGAACTCGAGGAAGGCCTTGGCCACCGACGACTGGTTGGGGATGGTCAGCATCCGCATCCAGCGCCCCAGCACGCGCATCTGGTTCACCGCGTTGAAGGATTGCGAGCCGCCACACACCTGCATCACCGCCAGCGTTTTGCCCTGGGTGGGACGGATGGCGCCGGCCGTCAGCGGAATCCAGTCGATCTGCGCCTTCATGATGCCGGTCATGGCGCCGTGGCGTTCGGGCGAACACCACACCATGCCTTCGGCCCACAGCGTGAGTTCGCGCAGTTCGGCGACCTTGGGATGGGTCTCGGGCGCGTCGTCCGGCAGCGGCAGGCCGCTCGGGTTGAAGATGCGCGCCTCGGCCCCCATCGCCCACAGCAGACGCGCCGCCTCCTCCGCCAACAGGCGGCTGAAGGAGCGCTGCCGCAGCGAGCCGTAGAGCAGCAGGATGCGCGGCGGATGCGTGGCCCGTGCCGCCGGCTGCAGTTGTGCCGCATCCGGCACGCGGAAAAGATCTTCCCGGATGTTGGGGAGTTCGCTGGAAAGCCCGCTCATGCCCGCGCTCCTGTTGCGGCGCTTTCGTACCAGTCGCGCGAACGGTTCACCACCCGCACCACCAGCAGCATCACCGGCACTTCGATCAACACGCCGACCACGGTCGCCAGCGCGGCGCCGGATTCGAAGCCGAACAGACTGATCGCCGCGGCCACCGCCAGTTCGAAGAAGTTGGACGCGCCGATCAGCGCCGACGGGCAGGCCACGCTGTGCTTTTCGCCCAGCTTGCGGTTGAGCCAGTAGGCCAGCGCCGAGTTGAACAGCACCTGGATGAGGATGGGCACCGCCAGCAGCGCGATCACCAGCGGCTGGCGCAGGATGGCCTCGCCCTGGAAGGCGAACAGCAGCACCAGGGTGGCGAGCAAGGCGGCGATGGACCAGGGGCCGATCTTCTCCATGGCCGCATCGAAGGCTGCCTGCCCCTTCTTCAGCAGTGCGCGGCGCCAGAGCTGGGCGAGCGCCACCGGGATGACGATGTAGAGCACCACCGAGGTCAGCAGCGTGTCCCACGGCACGGTGATGGCCGAGATGCCCAGCAGCAGGCCGACCAGCGGCGCGAACGCGATCACCATGATGCTGTCGTTGAGCGCGACCTGCGACAGGGTGAACAGCGGATCGCCGCCAGTGAGCCGGCTCCACACGAAGACCATCGCGGTGCAAGGCGCGGCCGCCAGCAGGATGAGCCCGGCGACGTAGCTGTCGAGCTGCTCGGCCGGCAGCATCGGGGCGAACAGCTGGCGGATGAAGAGCCAGCCGAGCAAGGCCATCGAGAAGGGCTTCACCAGCCAGTTCACGAACAGCGTGACGCCGATGCCGCGCACGTGCTGGCGCACCTCGTGCAGCGCGCCGAAATCCACCTTGACCAGCATCGGGATGATCATCACCCAGATCAGCAGGCCCACCGGCAGGTTGACCTGCGCCACTTCCATCCGCCCGACCGCCTGGAACACGCCGGGCAGCCACTGGCCCAGTGCGATGCCGGTGACGATGCAGAGGAAGACCCAGACGGTGAGATAGCGCTCGAACACGCTCATCGGTGCTGCTACCGCCGGCTGGATGGCGGCTTCGCATTGCATGTTCATGCTTCAGTCCCCCGTCACCGGGCTGCGCCCGAGTTGATCGACTTCGCGCTTGAGTGCGAGGCGGTCGAGTTTTTCCACCGGCAGGCTAAGGAACAGCCGGATGCGGGTCACGATTTCGTTCTGGGCCTGGCTGAAGGCCTTGAGCTGGTGCGCGCGGTCGCCGACGACCGCTGCCGGATCGGCGAAGCCCCAATGCGCGGTGATGGGCTGGCCGGGCCACACCGGACAGACCTCGCCGGCGGCCTGGTCGCACACGGTGAACACGAAGTCCATCACCGGCGCATCCGGCCGGGCGAAGACATCCCACCCCTTGCTGTGCAGCGTGCCCACCTCGTAACCCTGCGCGCTCAAGACCTCGAGCGTCATCGGATGGACCTCGCCACGCGGATGGCTGCCGGCGCTATAGGCCTTGAAGCGCCCCTTGCCGAGTTCGTTGAGCACGACCTCGGCGATGATGCTGCGTGCGGAATTCCCGGTACACAGGAACAGCACGTTGAAGACTCTTGCAGACATTCGACACTCCCTGGATGCGTCGTCGCGTTTCGATAATCGATGGAAAGTTGAAATATGGCTCAAGGCAAAAGCGCGCCGACACGGTCGAGCTCGCGCTTGAGCGCGGCACGGTCCTGCGCCAGTTCGGCGAGCGGCAGTGCGAGGAAGGCTTCGATGCGGGCACGCAGGATGCGGTAGGCGGCCATGAAGGCGGCGTCGATCTCGGCATCGGTACCCGTGGCGTGCGCCGGGTCCTCCACCCCCCAGTGGGTGCGCAGCACCGGGCCAAGATAGACCGGGCAGGTTTCGCCGGCGGCGCTGGCGCACACGGTGACGACGATGTCGGGCGTCACCGGCAGGTCGTCCCAGGACTTGCTGCGATAGCCCTCGGTGGCGATGCCCTCGCGCGCCAGCAAGGCGAGCGAGCGCGGATGCACGTAGCCGGTCGGCTTGCTGCCCGCGCTCATCGCCTGGAAGCCGGCTGGCGCCAGGTGGTTGAAGGTCGCTTCCGCGAGAATGGATCGGCAGGAGTTGCCGGTGCACAGGAAAAGGATGTTCATGAGGCCTGGTGAGCGGGTTTCGTGTGGTCGAAAGGGAAAGGAAATGCCATCAGGGCCGGCCTGCCGCCGGCGTCTGCCGGCCGGCATCCATCATCCGGCTGGCGGCCACGAGGGCGGCGCGGATCAGCAGGTCTTCGGGTATCGCTTCGTAGGTCGTACCGTCGACTTCGACCGTGCGGCAGTCGGCGTCGCCGCAGCTGGCGCAACAGCGGCTGGCACCGGCGTTCGCCTGCAGCCAGCTTTCCAGCGGCTGGCCGGCGATCCAGATGCGGTTGGATTCCAGCGGCCGGGCGGCGAACTGCGCAGGGTCGATGACGCGGCGCTCCAGTTGCGGTTCGATACCCAGCGGGGCGAGCGCATGCCGCAGTTTCTCGACAGCCCCTTCCACCGCCTGCTGGGTGGCGTCGCAACGCGGGCAGGTGTTGCCCGAGTCGTCCAGCAGACGTTGCCAGAGGATGTTCAGGGTTTTCATGCCGGCCTCCTTCGGTTGTGGTGACTCAACACCCCAGCCCGCTGACGCAGCCCACCGCCTCGCCGACCTCGGCGCACTGTTCCGGCACGCCGGCGCAGCATTCTTCGGTCAGATAGCCGATCAGGTCGCGCATCAGCGCCATGTTCGCCCGGTAGCGCTGGAAGCGCCCTTCCTGCTCGACCGACACCAGCCCGGCGTGGGTCAGCGCCTTGAGGTGGAAGGACATGTTGGTCGGCGGCACGTCGAGCGCGGACGAGATCTCGCCCGCCACCATGCCGGCCGGCCCCTTGCGGACCAGCAGGCGGAAGACGTCCAGGCGCACGCCGGACGAGAGCGATTCGAAAACCGCGAGGGCCGTGTTCTTTTCCATGCTCTGACTATACAACATTTATTGAATCATCAATATGAAAATCACGCCGCAGCCGCCACCCGTGGCGGTCCGGACGGGACGCCGCCGCTCACGCCGCTGTTTCGAGATTGCGCCGCATCCTGCGCAACAGGGCAAGAAGCTGCTCGCGCTCCGCCTGCGCCAGGCCGGTCACCGCGACATCGGCCAGCTGCTGGCTGTGACGCTGCAAGCTGCCATGGACCTCCCGCCCGTCCGCCGTCAGTTCCAGCCGGCTGCTGCGGCGGTCCGCCTCGTCGGCCCGCGCGGCCAGCAGGCCACGGCGTTTCAGTTCGCCGATCAGGCGGGCGATCTGCGCCTTGTCACGTCCCGAGTGGGCAACCAGATCGCTGAGCGTCGCGCCCGGATGGCGGGCGAAATAGCCGAGCGCCTTGAACTCCATGTGGGTCAGGTCGTGCGGCCCCTCGCGCAGTGCGCGGTGCTGCAGCGAACGGTAGAGATGCATGACGGCATGGACGGCGTCGAGCACGTCGTCGGAAGAAAGTGCGACCATTTGGTTGACAGTATCAACTTGTTAACGGAATCATAGTGGACATTATCAACGATTAAGGCCAACCGTGAACATTTCTCAAACCACCCGCCGCGTCCAGCGCGTCCGCCACGAGATCCACCTCCGCGATGTCGAAGTCGTCGGCATCGCGCAGCCGAGTGCCAACTTCATCGCCGTGACCTTCGCCGGCGACGCGCTCGCCGACTTCGTCTCGGCCTCCTTCGACGATCACCTGAAGTTCATCTTTTCCACGCCCGCCGGCGAAGTCCTGCGCCGCGACTACACCCCGCGACGCTTCGACCGGCAGCAGCGGACCCTGACGCTGGAGTTCGCGCTGCACGAAAACGGCCCGGCCTCGGACTGGGCACGGCAGGCCGCGGCCGGGCAGCGCGCGACGCTTGCCGGGCCGCGCGGCTCGATGATCATTCCCATGGACTACGACTGGCATCTGCTGGCGGGCGACGCCGCCGCGCTGCCGGCCATCCACCGGCGGCTGGAAGAACTGCCGGCCGCGGCCCGCGCCATCGTCGTGGTGCAGACGGCCGATGCGTCCGACCGGCGCGAATTCAACAGCGCCGCGCAACCGGATGTCCGCTGGGTCGCCACGCCGGATGAACTGATCGCCGCCGTCCGCGGCCTGGCTTTGCCGGACGGAGAGGGCTTCGCCTGGTGCGCGGGCGAAGCATCGACGATGGCGCGCCTGCGCGAGGTCCTCGTCACCGAACATGCGCAGCCCAAGGAAGCCATGCGGGTTGCAGCGTACTGGCGGCACGGCACCTCGAACTTCCACGAAGAGCTGAACCCGTGAGCGCCTGCGCGTCCCGGCCGCCGGAACGCTCGCCGGCGGGTCGTCCGTAGCCGCGCGCAGCGCGATGCCGCCGCGTCGGCGCAAGATCGCCGGGCTTCGTGCCATGATGTGGACATGACGAAGGAAGCCAGACTGCGCGACCCCGCCATTCTCGAAGTGGCCGAGGTCGCGCGCGCCCTCGACACCGATCCGGAACGCGGCCTGAGCGCGGCCGAGGCCCGGCGCAGGCTGGCCGAGGACGGCCGCAACACGCTGCGCACCGCCCCGCCACTCCCCTCCTGGCGGCGCCTCCTGCGCCAGCTCCACGATCCGCTGATCTACCTGCTGCTCGCCGCGGTCGTCGTCACGCTCGCGGCGTGGATCATCGACGGCGGCAAGGACTGGCCCTACGACGCGATCGTGATCGTAGTGATCGTCGTGCTCAACGCCATCCTCGGCTACGTACAGGAAGCCAGGGCGGAGAACGCCGCCGCCGCGCTGGCGCGGCTGACCGCGGCCACCTCCACGGTGCTGCGCGACGGCGCGCCGCAGCGCATACCGAGCGAGGAGTTGGTGTGCGGCGATGTGCTGGTGCTGGCGGAAGGCGACGCGGTGGGCGCCGATGCGCGCCTGGTCAAAGCGGCCGACCTGCGCATCCGGGAGGCCTCGCTCACCGGCGAGAGCGAGGCGGTGCGCAAGCATCCGGCCACCCTCGCCCAAGCCGCGGCGACTGCCGACCAGCTCGACATGGTCTTCAGCGGCACCTCGGTCGCGCAAGGCAACGGCGTGGCGCTCGTCACCGCCACCGGCATGTCCACCCAGATGGGCGCGATCGCCACCCTGCTAGAACGCACCCGCGAGGATCCGACCCCGCTGCAGCGGGAAGTGAGCCGGATCGGCCGCATGCTGGGCGCGGCCGTGATCGTCATCGCTGCCATCGTGGTCGCCACGGTCCTGATCGGCGCCGACGTCCATGGCACGAAGGAACTCATCGCCGTGCTGCTGCTCGGCGTATCGCTCGCGGTGGCCGCGGTGCCCGAGGGCCTCCCGGCCATCCTGTCGGTGGTGCTGGCGCTCGGCGTGCTGCGCATGGCCAGCCGCAATGCCATCGTCAAACGGCTGTCTTCGGTCGAGACCCTGGGCTCGGCCTCGGTGATCTGCTCGGACAAGACCGGCACGCTCACACGCTCCGAAATGACCATAGAGCGCATCGTCACCGCGTCCGGCACCAGCCGGGTGAGCGGCGTCGGCTACGCACCCGAGGGCGAAGTCGAACATGAGGGCAAGCCGCTCACCGGCGGTCCGCTGCATGCCGAGCACGTGGTGGTACTGAGCGGCGGCAGCCTGGCGGGCAATGCCGACCTGCGGCGTGCCGACGGCGGACTGTGGGAGATCCAGGGCGACCCGACCGAAGCGGCCTTTCTCGTGGCCGAACGCAAGCTCGGCCTGCATGAACGCCGGCAGCGCCGCTTCGAACGCATCGGCGAAGTCCCGTTCAGCTCGGAACGCAAGATGATGTCGGTGATCGCGCTCGACCATGAGCACGACGACGCGGTCGTACTGATCGCCAAGGGCGCGCCCGACGTGCTGCTCGAACGCTGCACCCGGGTGCGCGTGGGGATGGAAGTGGTGGCGCTCGACACCGCCCGGCGTGCGCAGATCCTGGCCGAGGTGGATGAACTCAGCGACGCCGCGCTGCGCACGCTGGCGGTGGCCTATCGCCCGCTCGCCGCGGGCGAGGATGCCGACGCCACGCAGGAACGCGACCTGATCTTCGTCGGCACGGTGGGCATCATCGATCCGCCGCGCGCCGAGGTGAAACAGGCCATCGCCGAGGCTCGCCGCGCCGGCATCCGGATCATCATGATCACCGGCGACCACCCGCGTACCGCCGCGCGCATCGCCGCCGACCTCGGCATCGTGGCGCCCGGCGCCGCCGCGCTGACCGGCATCGGGCTCGACGCGCTGGACGATGCCGCGCTTGTCGCCGCGGTGCGCGACACCTCTGTGTTCGCCCGCGTCAGCCCGGCGCACAAGCTGCGCATCGTCGACGCGCTGCAGGCCGACGGCCAGGTCGTCGCCATGACCGGCGACGGCGTCAACGACGCGCCCGCCCTCAAGTCGGCCGACATCGGCGTGGCGATGGGCGGCACCGGCACCGAAGTCACCAAGCAGGCGGCGAAGATGATCCTCGCCGACGACAACTTCGCCACCATCGTCGAGGCGGTGCGCGAGGGCCGCGGCATCTTCGACAACATCGCCAAGTTCCTGCGCTACCTGCTGTCGTCCAACATGGGCGAGGTGCTCACCATCTTTCTCGGCGTGATCGGCGCGGGCGTCATCGGACTCGCCGGCGCCGACGGCCACGTGGTGGCGCTGCCCCTGCTCGCGACCCAGATCCTGTGGATCAACCTGCTCACCGACGCCTGGCCGGCCATGGCGATGGGCGTGGACCCGCAGACCGAGGACGTGATGGCGCGACCGCCCCGGCGCCGGTCGGCCCGCCTGATCGATGCCCGGATGTGGGCCGACGTCGTGCAGACCGGGCTGGCGATGGCGCTGACAACGCTGCTGAGCATAGACCTCTTCCTGCCCGGCGGACTCATCGAGGGCGGGCACTCCCTAGACACCGCGCGCACCGCCGGCTTCACCGTGCTGGTGTTCGCCCAGCTCTTCAACTGCTTCAACGCCCGCTCCGCCACCGCCAGCGCCTTCCACCGCCCCTTCGTCAATCGCTGGCTGTGGGCGGCGGTAGGCTTCTCCGTCGTCCTGCAGGTGGCGGTGGTGCACCTGGACATTCTCAACCGGGCCTTCGGCACCGTGCCGCTGATGCCGGCGCAGTGGCTGCTGTGCGCGACGATGAGCAGCGCGGTGTTGTGGGCCAGCGAACTGCGCAAGCTGCTGTTGCGCGCCCTGCACCGTCCCGGCCTCGGGCAAGCGCGCGTGCGCGAGGGCTGAATGCAGCTGTCCTCAGCGGGCAACGAGCAGCTTTGTTGACATAGATGCTTGTTTGCGGTCGGCCGTACCGCTAATTTGGCGTTGAAGATGCGCTGCACGCATCACCTGCGAGGAGCCGTGCCATGGACGGACTGCTTTCCTGGGGATTGCCGGTGCTGCGGGGCGGCCTCGGCAATCTCGCTGCCTATCTCGCCGCCCACGTCCTGCTCTGCCTGCTGCCCGCCTTCTTCATCGCGGGCGCGATGGCGGCGCTGATCCCGAAGGAGACGGTCACCCGCTTCCTCGGCCGCAACTCCAGCAAGATGGTGTCCTACCCCGCCGCGGCCGCCGCCGGGTCGCTGCTGGCGGTGTGCTCCTGCACCATCGTGCCGCTCTTCGCCGGCATCTACAAAAAGGGCGCGGGCCTGGGGCCGGCGATCACCTTCCTGTTCTTCGCGCCGGCGGCCAACATCCTGGCGCTGGTCTACACCGGCGGCATCATCGGCCCCGATCTCGCCATCGCCCGCCTGCTGCTCTCGCTCACCTTCGGCATCGGCATCGGTCTCATCATGGCGCTGCTCTTCCGTGCCGACGACGTCGCGCACGACCTGGCGACCGACAGCCCCTTCGCCGCGCGCGGCGAAGGCATGGGCCGCGCGCCGCTGGTCTTCCTGTTCGTGTGGGTGGCGCTGCTGCTGGCCGGCACGCTCAAGCTCGGCGTGCTCACCGGCAGCTATCTCCACATCGACCTGCCCCTGCACGATGCCCGGCACTGGCAGGGCGTGCTCGACCAGCTGGTGCCCTACGACGCGGCCAAGGGCGAAGAAGGCGTGTCGCTGCAGGGCGCGCTGCTGATCGTGCTGCTGGCGGGCATCGGCATCAGCGCCTGGCGCGGGCTCGAGAACATCCAGGACGGCGCCAATCTGTGGACGCACCTCAGCCTGGCGCTGATCGCCGCGACCCTGCTGGCCGCCGCGCTGTCGGTGCAGGCGGTGCCGGAAGGCCTGCGCATCGGCCTCACCGGCAAGTTCTTCGGCGTTGCCCTCAGCCTTGCCGTGCTGTACGCGATCGCGCGCCGCCAGCTGTCGGCGGACGAAGTGCGCGACTGGCTGTGGGAATCCTGGCGCTTCGTGAAGCAGATATTCCCGCTGCTGGTCGCCGGCGTCTTCGTCGTCGGCATGATCCGCGTCCTGATCCGCCCGGAATGGATAGAGCTGCTGGCCGGAGCCAACACGCTCACCGGCAACCTCGCCGGCGTCGCCTTCGGCGTCTTCATGTACTTCCCGACGCTGGTGGAAGTGCCGATCGCCCGGATGTTCCTCGATCTCGGCATGCACCGCGGCCCGCTGCTCGCCTACCTGATGGCCGACCCGGAGCTGTCGCTGCAGAGCATCCTCATCATCGCGGCCATCATCGGCCGCCGCAAGACGGCGACCTACGTGGCGCTGGTGGCACTCTTCAGCACCATCGCCGGCCTTACCTACGGCGCCTGGGTGGACGGCAGCTCGCTGCTGGTGCTCGCGCTCTGGCTGGCCGGTTTCATCGCGGTGCTCGCCGCCCTGCTCGTGCTCGCCGGACGCCACGGCCGCACTTCCCTCAAAGGAGTCTGATCATGCTCAACATCAAGGTTCTCGGCCCCGGCTGCGCCAACTGCAGGAAGCTCGAGGAAGTCGCGCGCGAGGCGGTCGCCTCGCTCGGCGTGGAGGCGGAGATCACCAAGGTCACCGACATGCAGCAGATCATCGCCTACGACGTGCTGAAGACGCCGGGCCTGGTGATCAACGAAAAGCTGGTGTCCTCCGGCCGCATCCCGACGCCGGCCTCGGTGGCGGAGTGGCTGCGCGCCGCCGGCTAGTGTGCCGCTTGTCCACATTTTCTGTGGATAAGCGCTGGAGCAAGTCGGCTAAACGGCCGACGGCAAAGGCTTTTTTGCCCGTGCCCCAGTTCGTGGCAGAGCGCGGCGACCCTGCGCCCGTGCGCGTTGCCGGCTGAGTGCCTACTTTGCCACGCTGGCCCGCATATTCCGTTTGCGAGCACGCTGCCGCCCAACAAGACTGAAGCAGGGTCGGCGCGGCAGGGGCATCCGCAGCCAAACCGGCCGGACAAGGATGGCCAGCCTCCGCTGGCCGCCGCAACGGAGACGCGTGATGAGATTCAATCTCTTCGAACCCCGTATCGACGCTCACATCCGCAAGGCCCAGGACTACCTGAACGAAGCCAACCTCGCCCGTCTGGAGCATCAGGTCGCCGCGGAACACCACGCGGCGCTGGCCAAGATGTACGCCGAGCGGGCGGCGCGCCTTGAAATGGAGATCAACAGCGCGCTGCAGCGATCGCTGAACGCCCGTCCCCGCAGCGAAGACGCGAAAGAGCCGCCCGAGCGCGCGCCGGCCGACGCGGCACCGCTGTATCCGCTCAACCCGGCGCGCAACACCCGCGCCTGAAGGCGCGGGCGCGGCTCAGGCCTGCGTCAGCGCCCGTGCGATGAACTGCCGCGCCACGCGCGGGCGCGGCACTTTTTCCGCAAACCAGCTGCGCACGTCGGTATCAAGCCCGATGCCGTGCATGTAGTTGTAGAGCGCCTTGTTGAGCGCGGTGCCGAGCGCGTCATGGTCCACGCCGGTCGGGTCGATGAACTCGACGTCGTTGGTGGCGAAGCTGATCGGCGGCAGCGGCACCAGGCGCACGCCGTATTCGTCCGGCTGCTTGCCCACCGGTGAATGCACCGTGCAGGCGAAGCGGTGGAAGAAACCTGACTGGATGCAGCCGGCCTCGAACAGCTGGCGCACGTATTCCAGCGCATCCACCGTGTCGTGCACCGTCTGCGTCGGAAAGCCGTACATCAGGTAGGCATGCACCAGCACGCCGGCCTCGGCAAAGGCGTGGGTGACGCGCGCCACCTGGTCCACCGACACGCCCTTCTTCATCAGCTTGAGCAGGCGGTCGGAGGCCACCTCCAGCCCGCCGGAGATCGCGATGCAGCCGCTGTCGGCAAGCAGCTGGCACAGCTCCGGGGTGAAGGACTTCTCGAAGCGGATGTTGCCCCACCACGAGATCGCCACCCCGCGGCGTAGCAGTTCTTCGGCGAGCGCACGCAGCGCCTTGGGCGGCGCCGCCTCGTCGACGAAGTGGAAACCGGTCTGGCCGGTCTCGGCGACGATGGCCTCGATGCGGTCTACCAGCACGCTGGCTGCGGCACCCTCGTAGCGCGAGATGTAGTCCAGGCTGATGTCGCAGAAGCTGCACTTCTTCCAGTAGCAGCCGTGCGCCACGGTGAGCTTGTTCCAGCGCCCGTCCGACCACAGCCGGTGCATCGGGTTGAGCATGTCGAGGATGGACAGGTAGCGATCCAGCGGCAGGCCGTCCCAGGTGGGCGTGCCGACGTCGGCGAAGGCGATGTCGGGCTCGGGGAAATGCTCGTAGCGCACCTCGCCGCTGCCGGCTTCGCGCCGGAAGGTGCGCACCAGGCGCCCGGCCGGGCGCCCGCCCTGCAGGTGATCGATCAGCGCGAGGATGGGGCGCTCGCCGTCGTCCAGCGTGACGTAATCGAAGTAGTCGAACACGCGAGGCTCCTTCAGCTTGCGCAGTTCGGTGTTCACAAAGCCGCCGCCGAGCGCGACCGCGATGGACGGGTCGTGCGCCTTGA encodes:
- the arsH gene encoding arsenical resistance protein ArsH; the protein is MSGLSSELPNIREDLFRVPDAAQLQPAARATHPPRILLLYGSLRQRSFSRLLAEEAARLLWAMGAEARIFNPSGLPLPDDAPETHPKVAELRELTLWAEGMVWCSPERHGAMTGIMKAQIDWIPLTAGAIRPTQGKTLAVMQVCGGSQSFNAVNQMRVLGRWMRMLTIPNQSSVAKAFLEFDEHDRMKPSSYYDRVVDVMEELVKFTLLTRDIGPYLVDRYSERKESAEELSKRVNQKSI
- the arsB gene encoding ACR3 family arsenite efflux transporter is translated as MNMQCEAAIQPAVAAPMSVFERYLTVWVFLCIVTGIALGQWLPGVFQAVGRMEVAQVNLPVGLLIWVMIIPMLVKVDFGALHEVRQHVRGIGVTLFVNWLVKPFSMALLGWLFIRQLFAPMLPAEQLDSYVAGLILLAAAPCTAMVFVWSRLTGGDPLFTLSQVALNDSIMVIAFAPLVGLLLGISAITVPWDTLLTSVVLYIVIPVALAQLWRRALLKKGQAAFDAAMEKIGPWSIAALLATLVLLFAFQGEAILRQPLVIALLAVPILIQVLFNSALAYWLNRKLGEKHSVACPSALIGASNFFELAVAAAISLFGFESGAALATVVGVLIEVPVMLLVVRVVNRSRDWYESAATGARA
- a CDS encoding arsenate reductase ArsC is translated as MSARVFNVLFLCTGNSARSIIAEVVLNELGKGRFKAYSAGSHPRGEVHPMTLEVLSAQGYEVGTLHSKGWDVFARPDAPVMDFVFTVCDQAAGEVCPVWPGQPITAHWGFADPAAVVGDRAHQLKAFSQAQNEIVTRIRLFLSLPVEKLDRLALKREVDQLGRSPVTGD
- a CDS encoding arsenate reductase ArsC, coding for MNILFLCTGNSCRSILAEATFNHLAPAGFQAMSAGSKPTGYVHPRSLALLAREGIATEGYRSKSWDDLPVTPDIVVTVCASAAGETCPVYLGPVLRTHWGVEDPAHATGTDAEIDAAFMAAYRILRARIEAFLALPLAELAQDRAALKRELDRVGALLP
- a CDS encoding DUF2703 domain-containing protein, with product MKTLNILWQRLLDDSGNTCPRCDATQQAVEGAVEKLRHALAPLGIEPQLERRVIDPAQFAARPLESNRIWIAGQPLESWLQANAGASRCCASCGDADCRTVEVDGTTYEAIPEDLLIRAALVAASRMMDAGRQTPAAGRP
- a CDS encoding helix-turn-helix transcriptional regulator, whose translation is MEKNTALAVFESLSSGVRLDVFRLLVRKGPAGMVAGEISSALDVPPTNMSFHLKALTHAGLVSVEQEGRFQRYRANMALMRDLIGYLTEECCAGVPEQCAEVGEAVGCVSGLGC
- a CDS encoding MarR family winged helix-turn-helix transcriptional regulator, which gives rise to MVALSSDDVLDAVHAVMHLYRSLQHRALREGPHDLTHMEFKALGYFARHPGATLSDLVAHSGRDKAQIARLIGELKRRGLLAARADEADRRSSRLELTADGREVHGSLQRHSQQLADVAVTGLAQAEREQLLALLRRMRRNLETAA
- a CDS encoding siderophore-interacting protein translates to MNISQTTRRVQRVRHEIHLRDVEVVGIAQPSANFIAVTFAGDALADFVSASFDDHLKFIFSTPAGEVLRRDYTPRRFDRQQRTLTLEFALHENGPASDWARQAAAGQRATLAGPRGSMIIPMDYDWHLLAGDAAALPAIHRRLEELPAAARAIVVVQTADASDRREFNSAAQPDVRWVATPDELIAAVRGLALPDGEGFAWCAGEASTMARLREVLVTEHAQPKEAMRVAAYWRHGTSNFHEELNP
- a CDS encoding cation-translocating P-type ATPase, which produces MTKEARLRDPAILEVAEVARALDTDPERGLSAAEARRRLAEDGRNTLRTAPPLPSWRRLLRQLHDPLIYLLLAAVVVTLAAWIIDGGKDWPYDAIVIVVIVVLNAILGYVQEARAENAAAALARLTAATSTVLRDGAPQRIPSEELVCGDVLVLAEGDAVGADARLVKAADLRIREASLTGESEAVRKHPATLAQAAATADQLDMVFSGTSVAQGNGVALVTATGMSTQMGAIATLLERTREDPTPLQREVSRIGRMLGAAVIVIAAIVVATVLIGADVHGTKELIAVLLLGVSLAVAAVPEGLPAILSVVLALGVLRMASRNAIVKRLSSVETLGSASVICSDKTGTLTRSEMTIERIVTASGTSRVSGVGYAPEGEVEHEGKPLTGGPLHAEHVVVLSGGSLAGNADLRRADGGLWEIQGDPTEAAFLVAERKLGLHERRQRRFERIGEVPFSSERKMMSVIALDHEHDDAVVLIAKGAPDVLLERCTRVRVGMEVVALDTARRAQILAEVDELSDAALRTLAVAYRPLAAGEDADATQERDLIFVGTVGIIDPPRAEVKQAIAEARRAGIRIIMITGDHPRTAARIAADLGIVAPGAAALTGIGLDALDDAALVAAVRDTSVFARVSPAHKLRIVDALQADGQVVAMTGDGVNDAPALKSADIGVAMGGTGTEVTKQAAKMILADDNFATIVEAVREGRGIFDNIAKFLRYLLSSNMGEVLTIFLGVIGAGVIGLAGADGHVVALPLLATQILWINLLTDAWPAMAMGVDPQTEDVMARPPRRRSARLIDARMWADVVQTGLAMALTTLLSIDLFLPGGLIEGGHSLDTARTAGFTVLVFAQLFNCFNARSATASAFHRPFVNRWLWAAVGFSVVLQVAVVHLDILNRAFGTVPLMPAQWLLCATMSSAVLWASELRKLLLRALHRPGLGQARVREG
- a CDS encoding permease codes for the protein MDGLLSWGLPVLRGGLGNLAAYLAAHVLLCLLPAFFIAGAMAALIPKETVTRFLGRNSSKMVSYPAAAAAGSLLAVCSCTIVPLFAGIYKKGAGLGPAITFLFFAPAANILALVYTGGIIGPDLAIARLLLSLTFGIGIGLIMALLFRADDVAHDLATDSPFAARGEGMGRAPLVFLFVWVALLLAGTLKLGVLTGSYLHIDLPLHDARHWQGVLDQLVPYDAAKGEEGVSLQGALLIVLLAGIGISAWRGLENIQDGANLWTHLSLALIAATLLAAALSVQAVPEGLRIGLTGKFFGVALSLAVLYAIARRQLSADEVRDWLWESWRFVKQIFPLLVAGVFVVGMIRVLIRPEWIELLAGANTLTGNLAGVAFGVFMYFPTLVEVPIARMFLDLGMHRGPLLAYLMADPELSLQSILIIAAIIGRRKTATYVALVALFSTIAGLTYGAWVDGSSLLVLALWLAGFIAVLAALLVLAGRHGRTSLKGV
- a CDS encoding thioredoxin family protein; its protein translation is MLNIKVLGPGCANCRKLEEVAREAVASLGVEAEITKVTDMQQIIAYDVLKTPGLVINEKLVSSGRIPTPASVAEWLRAAG